The sequence AAGGGTTTGATGTCTCTCTGCAGGTTCGTGCGCACCGTGCTGCCGTTCTCTCAGGAGTTTCAGAGGGACAAGCCGCCCAACGCTCAGCCTCAGTACCTGTACGGCTCCAAGGTCAGTGAACTTTCCTCCATCAGCCCTTTATCCTCCTGGGTTCAATGAGTCGAGGGGATTTTATCTGACCTCAACCTCTCCTGAGTCCacatgttaaagtcagtacATGTCGAGGTGTATATAACAAGTAGAAAAGCATCATTGTGGGAAAAATACATTAGTggaacagtggaaacaaatcaGATGTGATCAAAATGTCCTCCATGAGCTACTTATTTACAACAGAAATATTCAATGGGACAAAATATGAAGAACAAAACCATGTAAGCGCAGTTGAGCCGGGATAATTTACACTGTCCTGTTCTAATAGATCTGCTTTGTATATTGTTCAAAGCTGCAacaaaagtattattttttgtaTCCAAGTTTCTATTGAGATTTTTTTAAAGTGAGCCTTGAATGTCTGTCATGTAattactagggatgctccgatcgccaatttcggggccgatcgccggaatcagtatcggccgatagcGATCGCCGATCcaatcgagtgggcggggcctaaatggaagatttaaacttcactttaaatcttccatttaaagtgaagtttaaaactcagttaatgctcattcactggagcttccacaaacaacaaacaacttaattattacattcaaattatgtacattattcaagtttacattcactttggagaataacacgggagaaattagcggaagcgctctcttttcctctccccctctctccccctctccctctcctgacagcctgtcagtatctcatgcagctcactgatccagtaatgagtgacccgacaatgaagaatacatatatttataataactagtttagcttgttccagaggtagataaaatagctaagtgtgttaggtctaactcttacggtacgtgcacacagcagcttttcaaaaatcttgaacatcttggagctgggcgtgtctgaaagcttggggattttttgcgaccaacaaccaatcacatgaatctcccgccccgacatacaaagcaaaaaaccccggggattttatgcgagcaatatatatatatatatataaactccccaaacaggcgaaaacctaccagtttcacccactgtctctgccacctccctccatgcctggttcctccggtttgtatcccggtaaatagtctggtcgtaaatactctggtcgtaaagaaccgggtgatttgctaccgtaatttctcgtttggaatatgaggaaatgaactgcggtctggttctccctgtgtgtgtgttttcgctccgctcaccggtccggcgggcggagctgcaggatttctgcttcacgttgcataccgctattttactgtctttttcggacaccttaaaataatgccaggccggtgaagccattttggcgagcttcttttgccgcacacagagaaaagtgtcatgtattttacgtcatgcgatcggctctcgcgatcggcatgtttagagagcaccgatcgatcggtagagagtgagtatcggccgatctcgatcggtgaccgatcgatcggagcatccctagtaatTACAAATCCAATAGAAAATCCTCAAACAAAACCCTACATCTGAATCCAGAATTTCATGAAATTGAATGAGGTTTTTTCAATTAAAGGAAAATTCAATGAAACCCCTTTTTATTAAATTGATCTCATcagttattatttaaaaaaccttaccttggttgctgattggctaatggttacacgagccaacacatcgttatgacatcataaagtggccaaaatctgatcagctcgttttcagacaggtttttatagaaatggatcaaaaagagagagaatctttgttcctgaaactttcagaatctctttccacagaggggacacatgttgatgtagaagagacatgaagaagaggggacacatgttgatgtagaagagacatgaagaagaggggacacatgttgatgtagaagagacatgaagaagaggggacacatgttgatgtagaagagacatgaagaagagggacacatgttgatgtagaagagacatgaggaagaggggacacatgttgatgtagaagagacatgaggaagaggggacacatgttgatgtagaagagacatgaagaagaggggacacatgttgatgtagaagagacatgaagaagaggggacacatgttgatgtagaagagacatgaagaagaggggacacatgttgatgtagaagagacatgaagaagaggggacacatgttgatgtagaagagacatgaagaagaggggacacatgttgatgtagaagagacatgaagaagagggacacatgttgatgtagaagagagacacatgttgatgtaaaagagacatggagaagaggggacacatgttgatgtagaagagacatgaagaagaggggacacatgctgatgtagaagagacatgaagaagaggggacacatgttgatgtagaagagacatgaagaagaggggacacatgttgatgtagaagagacatgaagaagaggggacacatgttgatgtagaagagacatgaagaagaggggacacatgttgatgtagaagagacatggagaagaggggacacatgttgatgtagaagagacatgaggaagaggggacacatgttgatgtagaagagacatgaagaagtggattttgcataatagaccTTTAAACACAATGGATGATGTTCTGGGTGGTGCCTGATTCAAACTATTGTTGTGAGCAGGTAGGCAACTTTAAAAAACCTAACCAACAATAGGAATTATAAAATAGGGACCGTAATTCAACAATTAATTGAATCGTATTTCTCCCTGACACTCCCCGGGCTGGGCATCATTTCACGAGTGGATACAAACTGAGTCTGGAGATGACAATACCGCGATGACCTCAATCCAGCTGCTTCACACTGGCTCGGCTCCAGACAGCTTAGCCAGCGCCCTGAGCTCGTGCTCCTGGGTAATTACGCGGTTAGCGGCGTTGGCAGAGAGAGGAGGGGTGGGGGGCTGCACGATGCCGCCGTTCTTCCCGCTGTCCTCGCTGCTGTTAGCGTAGATCCCCGAGGATGCCATCATGTCCTGCCGGGCGATGCTGGTtctagttgttgttgttgttgttgttgttcctcCCCGGGTCGGCACGCAGCACATTGTGTGGACGCACCCCCACAGCAGCACGCCTGCGATCACCAGCAGCAACACGCAGCAGGTGAGCCACACCCCCATGGCCAGCTCCCACCCCGCACGGTCGTGGGGGTCGTTGCTGTCGCTGGGCGTGCTGAACACCTGACACTGGTCCTGCACCGGATTGGCTGCCTGGCAGGTGACACACAGGAAGTAGGCGGTCTGGGGGATCAGGTGGTGCAGGTAGGTGGAGGTCTGGCTCACGGGGATCCGCTCCTCGATCATGAAGCTCTTGCGCTTGTATCCCATCAGCAGGCTGTTCCAGTTGGGGTCGTACATGACGCTGTAGAAAGTGTCCAAGCAGTTGGGGGAGACCGGCCAGCTCACATGGGCCGAGGTGGCCGAGATGTTGAAGACCACAACCCCCATAATTCACGGCGGTTTCTGTGGTTAGGTGGAAGTGTTTCCTCAGGTATGATAGACTTTGTGTTCTCACGAGGAGACGCCGACCTGGAGAGGAGACagaaaacagagagagagacgctaaACGGGAGAACTCATCGTAACCTGGCAACAGTGGCAGTTATATTATATACCTTTATAGAACAATGACCCTGCATAAAAATACATTCATCTCAAAAAGAGAAGAGTTATAGCTCGAtgctcatttccatctgcagtcGCTGGGCAGAAACACACAATTATAATTCTAGTTTCTCTTGGGTACCATGGAGGGGCCAGTTGTTTTATGAGAGGGGGACATTACATGAGGGACaaaagagacaaagacagtgttCAAGATTTAAACATTTTTATGGTAGTATAACATCATAGTGCACAATAATATCAACATCAATGGTTCGAATTTGTGACAGAAACATATGCTTTTAAGCAAAAGACTAGGTAGTAAACTATACTCCACCTCCTTAGTGTTGCACGTCATTCAAGTTTATCTTTGAATGACTTTATATTCCGATGTTggcctctgcagaccgtttacatgcacataTATAGGacacactacagggaaggaAACCCCCAAAGTGCATAATAAGGCCCTTTTTAAGAGATATAGCTGAACATATAGTTAAGGAACTTATTTGTGCATTGTTCAATGATGATTTCTACCAAATTTGACAAAGAAATAAATGATTTGACTCAATGTGTATTGGTGagatatatctatatatgtgGATAGTCATATTTTGTTTGTGAGATTTCTGGTTCAAAAGTTACAGGACAGTTTGTTTTGGTGTCTATTGTTCATGGCTGTGTCCATGGTTACATTACTATACTCCCGCCcctttttaaattatatttaaggtggggtaggtaattcacttcagaaacagggttcgggttatattccatggaatgctcttaacatcccgatagcaatgaatacatgaaatgctttgacaataaatacattaaaaaaagtcatctgtggaagccgagGCGctttaaaaagcacgaccaatcatctgtaaggaagtctgaaggaaggggcagattttttctggctgcgtactttcaaattctagtgcactTGAGCTGGTTTCCCCACTCTTACCGACCCTACCTTTTAATATACAGCATTCCTACAGAgtatttcctgtagtgtgttatgctTATGTAAAGCCCTTTGAATTGCCTTTGCCTTATAACAGCGGATTAATGGCAATAATGTTACAGCCACCTCGCCCTCGTATCAAGCAATAACAAGAGAAGGGAGAGTACAGCGGGATAATAAGCATTGTCTGCAGGATTAACTGGAACAAAATGTGGTGGTGAGGGTGAGGGGTGAGGGGGGgtgagaggggagaggggggggggtgtgtgagtgtgcacaGATGTTCAGAAAATGACATAATGCAGGATGATTTGTTGTGAGGAGGCTCATCTGTAGCCCTGTGGAGTCACCTGACGGGTGGCGGTCCAAACACAGCCTTTCTGATGTTTTCTGGATTAAGAAATGCTCTATTCGATTATTTCAAAAATGTAATTGGCTAATTGTTATTAAATAAAATCATGATCTTAACCAAAAAAGAAAACGTCAAGGGGTGACAGTAAAAACGACTTTTAGGTGACCAAAATCCAATTTCtttatttaaatagtttttgcaCAACACTTAATTTATAATCAAATAAAGTTATgagaaaaaagtatttttgtCAGTGACGATGTTAAATCCATGTATATATCTAAAATCCACTGCATCATACAGAGAAATAACACTCTTTGTGTAAACCAACACTTTGTAGTCTTTTCACTCTTTTCACTAAATGCCATCTGCTGACAATCAGAAACTGTGTTAAATATCCAAACCTGTTTGAATGCCTTGTTGCACATCTCCACACGCTGACGACACTAATCCTGGCATGTATGAGATGGAAAATGACTTTAAGGACTAATTCATGATGAAAGTAGTTGCTGGTGATCTTTGCTTGAGTTAAGAAATATGAGAGACTTACCAAAGAGACACGGTCAGAGAGACGCTCCGGTTATTCAGACATCACATCGCCTAATCCTCTGACGGCAGAGATCGCTGTCCTCGTCTCAAACGCTGCTGCTGCTTCACGAGAGGGGGGGGATtaaagagagaaagggagaggggagagagagaggggggggggggggggggctgaagcCTTGTGTGATGgatgatcaaatgtaaaagtgagATTCACATTGATAAAAGCTAGTGACTTATTGAGTGTTGTTCTAGCTGGTCCTTTACAACAGCCTCCATCATTACAGGTGTTCATTACATGTGAAAGCAGATGGGTCCCGTTAGATATCGTCGTGAAcagacattttattatattatcaGTAAACATTTAATTCTAATTGTTTCTTAACAAGTATATTTTTCACAATTATCCCAATATTTTTGTGGTTCTTGTTTTTTTCTCATCATATTTATAATTTTTattactattttttttttttttctcaccatTTAGTTTAGTCCCTTCCATTAGAATACATTTTCTataatgcttttattttttattttcattaaaaataaataagaatatcATTATTTTCTCTCCTTAAATATAGGCAAGGTCGTAGTGTAAGTACTTCTCGATCTTTCCTGTCACAACAATACCTATTTTTGGATTATAAGCGGtcttttatatataatattataataaataaatagtgtGTATAAATTACACATattgtatattttatattaagACATTCTCAATTATTTGTAACTAAAACGTCCCTTTTATCCTCCGTGCAAATGCGATGTTGTTGAACTGTTGGATCCATCTGTCCGAGCATTTGTCCCGCAGTAAAGTCACAGATTGTGATTTCTGTAAACATTCATGGATGCCCAGGGGGTCCTTCGTGACCCCCTGACTCGTCTGTTCACAGTGAGCAGATAGTTTTACTTCCACACTATCTACCCAGCAGATTGAGGTGAAATCCATCCTTTTAGCGAATTAACCGCACCATGAGCTTTCCTGTACTGCCGCCCTCAGGATgaatcagtatgttgtgtctccaTGGTGACATGTCTCCttgctttaatgttaaaaaagctctttatttctctcat is a genomic window of Pseudochaenichthys georgianus chromosome 4, fPseGeo1.2, whole genome shotgun sequence containing:
- the LOC117445737 gene encoding fibronectin type III domain-containing protein 9 produces the protein MGVVVFNISATSAHVSWPVSPNCLDTFYSVMYDPNWNSLLMGYKRKSFMIEERIPVSQTSTYLHHLIPQTAYFLCVTCQAANPVQDQCQVFSTPSDSNDPHDRAGWELAMGVWLTCCVLLLVIAGVLLWGCVHTMCCVPTRGGTTTTTTTTRTSIARQDMMASSGIYANSSEDSGKNGGIVQPPTPPLSANAANRVITQEHELRALAKLSGAEPV